In one Gadus morhua chromosome 15, gadMor3.0, whole genome shotgun sequence genomic region, the following are encoded:
- the fgf8a gene encoding fibroblast growth factor 8: protein MRHIPSPLSYLILHLFAFCYYAQVTNQSPPNFTQHVSEQSQVTDRVSRRLIRTYQLYSRTSGKHVQVLPSKKINAMADDGDVHAKLIVETDTFGSRVRIKGAETGFYICMNKKGKLVGKKNGQGRDCIFSEIMLENNYTALRNARYENWYMAFTRRGRPRKGSRTRQHQREVHFMKRLPKGAQPAQPAHHRSFDFLHYPFSRRTKRTHYSADQ from the exons ATGAGACACATACCATCCCCACTCAGTTATCT GATTCTACACTTATTCGCCTTTTGCTATTACGCACAG GTAACCAATCAGTCCCCGCCTAATTTCACGCAGCATGTGAGCGAGCAGAGCCAGGTGACGGACCGCGTGAGCCGCAGGTTGATTCGGACCTACCAGCTCTACAGCCGCACCAGCGGGAAGCACGTGCAGGTGCTGCCCAGCAAGAAGATCAACGCCATGGCGGACGACGGGGACGTGCACG CTAAGCTCATCGTGGAGACGGACACGTTTGGCAGCCGTGTGCGGATCAAGGGCGCGGAGACGGGATTCTACATCTGCATGAACAAGAAGGGAAAGCTTGTCGGCAAG AAAAACGGGCAGGGCCGAGACTGCATCTTCTCAGAGATCATGCTGGAGAACAACTACACGGCCCTGAGGAACGCACGCTACGAGAACTGGTACATGGCGTTCACACGCCGCGGCCGCCCGCGCAAGGGCTCGCGGACGCGCCAGCACCAGCGCGAGGTCCACTTCATGAAGAGGCTCCCAAAGGGGGCGCAGCCCGCCCAGCCGGCCCACCACCGCTCCTTCGACTTCCTCCACTACCCCTTCAGCCGAAGGACTAAACGCACGCACTACTCGGCCGACCAGTAG